Within the Pseudomonas mendocina genome, the region CATTCAAGAATTAAACTCAATTGTGAATAACAAATATTTTTCACAGAGAGTTCGGCATCATTCATTCGCTCTTGTTAAGAAGTGGTACCGAGCTAATGGCACAGCCTAACCATCGGTTCAAATCGCTCGCTCCGCTCGCTGGGACGGGCTAAAGCCCGCCCCTTAACCAAACGTTAGAGAATATTATGGAAACTCTTGCTCGCACGCTGATTCTTGCATGCAAACACATCAATGATCGAAGCAACTCAAATAGCGATGATGACGTGGCGCTGTTGGAAGCAATTGCTGTCGAGCTTGGTTCAGCATCTGATGCTGAGAAACGAAGCCTAATTGAATCTGCCAAATTATTAAGTGATGAGGCATGGCCTGAAGAAATGGGCATTCTCTAACAATGCGCTCAAATCGCTCACTTCGTTCGCTGGGACGGGCTAAAGCCCGCCCCTTAGCTTTATCGTTATGTGTAAAGGAATAACATGACCTTCGAAGCACACTATGAAAGAGAAGGAACGACAGGCTGGCTGGTTAAGTCATGGGATGATGCGAATACGCTTCTCGGGTACCAGAAAGCCGAAGGTCCTTCGTATACAGTGTTCACTCTGAAAAACGGTAGCTACATACAGTGTGCCGGAGGCAAAAAAAGCCTGGTTGTCGAGGCCCGTATTTTCAATGAAAGCGGAAGCTTTAAACACTATAGATTTGGCAATACAGAGAAATCCGGTGCGCATGCAATTATCGAGTGCAATTGCGGCCCTATAACAGTAGACAAATCGCAAGTTCTCACAATGCGAGATGCACGCCTTATTATTAAGCAGTTCGTCGAAAGTAATGGAATGGCTCTAGGTGAGTATCATGCGTCTGACATTACCAGCATGTTCCAATAAATACATAACAACTGGTTCAAAACGTTCGCTGCGCTCACTGAGACGGGCTAAAGCCCGCCCCTTAACCAAACGTTAGGTCCCGAATGCAACCCCCGCTACTCTGGCTTATTGCATGCCTACTATTGCTACAAGGTTGTATTCCAAGAACAGTTATTGTGCACGATGGACTGAAAACAACAGTTATTGACTCCACCAGTAAAAAACCATTGGAGGGCGCCTTTGTTTACGACCGTCTTGAAGGGCAAACGCCCGGCATCTTGGCACGCAGCAACGAGAGAGGCGAAATACGTCTTGATCCCAAAAGAAAATTTATTGTAAGTGGCTTGTTAGGCGAAGCGATGGTGCTCAAAGTCATTTGGGTTTGCAAAGAGGGTTACACACCCTATCTGGCTGCCTCCCTTAGAGGCTGGAACTCTGACTTTGGCCCAAGCACAATCCACACTCCCAAGGTAATTGAACTCTTACGCTCGCCATTGGCGTCTACCGAAAGTTGCTTGGACCTTCAGCACTAGCGGTTGCATTTTTTGGATGAGGCGTAACTCCCACTTGAGAGTTCAAGCGATGCTGGAGTCCTGTACCACGTCGTTTTCCTGCAAAGGTTAGCGGCCTCCAGGTCTACCGCACTGCGTCGACTCGGCGTGGACAGTCGGCTTGGAAATGGAATAGTTTCCTACCCATACCATTCGGAAGCCTCACGCCTGTTGCGGTCTGGTCGTTTGGCGGTGCAAAAGGATGATGCATGCGCGTAGTTCTATTTTTCCTGATCTGCCTGCTGCCCCATTGGGCTCTAGCCGACGAGTCGCTGAGCAGAATGATCGAACGCTACAACCTGGAAAAAACCGGCGATTACCTGCACAAGCAATCGCGCGCCTTCCTCAGCCACGAGATCGGCGTACGCCTACTGGAAAGCCAGGCCTACAAGGCAGCGATTCCCTATTTCCAGACTGCGCTGGATATCGATCAGACCCTCGATCCTGATGACCCCCTCCTCGGCGGCCGCTGGACATACCTCGGCCAGGCCTACGTCTTCGATGGTCAATTTCAGAAAGGTCTGGAATCACTTCGAGCAGCGCTGGAAGTGGACGAGCGGCACTACCCGGCCGAACATCTCAATATCGGCATCGCCAATGGCAACCTGGGCTGGGCGATGATTCGGTCCAGGCAATACCAGAAGGCCAACGAGCATCTGCAGATAGCCTGTGACATCTTCGCCAAACAGCTGGGTGAACAGGATCCACAAACGCTGGATTGCCACAAGAAGCTGAATGTCACGCTCAAATACCTATAGCCAATCGGGTCAGGAGGTTGCCCATCGCTTCACTTCAATGGCATGACCGAACATCATGAGAACCGCCCTCTTTCTGTTGTGTTTCTTTTTAGCGGGAGCATTTTCCATGGCATCCACAGAACGCATCTGGTCAGTCGCCAAGGCAACGGTCGAAGGCAAACCAATCATCTATAAATTCATCGCCGACGCTCCGCCCCTGAACATCCAGCAGAAAATGCCCTGGCTGACGGTCATTTCCTGGAAGTACGAGGCATCGGGAAACAACGGTTTGCCGCCAGCGCAGATCAACAAGGAGATGATCCGGCTCGAGGATGGGCTGGAAACGATAGGCGGCAACGGCACGCTCTATCTGGATGCCTACACGGCGACCGGCAACGGTCTGAAGGAGTTCGTCTATTACATCGCGGATCGCGAAGCCTTCATGGCCAACGTCAACGAGGCGCTGAGTGATCATCCGGTCTACCCCATCGAGATCAACTTCTACGAAGACCGCGACTGGAGCGACCTGGCCAAGCTTCACCAGAGCATGAGCACCGTGCACTGAGCCTGCCCGTCGCCCACCGGAGCCGGTTGCATGACGGATGGCAACCGGCGCCCTACCTGCACTGATGCAGCCTGGATGCTGCCTCAAAAAGAACCTCGAGATTTGGAACGATCACCGTGGCCAACCGCAGCTATCTCTACTCCACCAATGTCATTCCCGGGCCGAGCGCGAAGACCAGCGGCCGCAAGCTGATTGGTATTGCCGAGTGGAACTACGACATACCCATCGTTTTCAAGATTCTTCTCTCCGGCGCCCCGAGAACCTGCCCCTCCTCGATTTGGGACAACTCAGAGGAAATCGCCCTGATAGGTGATTACGCCAACGGCGTGAAGAACCTTGAAGGCTTCCTCTCGCAAATACAACTGCCTGAAGCTCAGCCGCTGATTGCCGAAGCCCTCGAGTTCCTGCATAAGCCAGAGAGCCAGAACCAGTACCTGGTGCTGGAGTGCGGTGAAATTTTCGACATGGGTGACGAGCCCCTCTTCGAGCAGAATCTGGCGCTGCTGGAGGAGCTGAACGATCTGGCGCCTGAAATGGACCGGGCGCTGCAATCCTTGCTGCCACCTCCTGTGGCGCCACCCAAACCCGCCGGCCTCCTGTCCAGGCTGCTCGGCCGCAAGCCCGAGCCAGTGCCCCCTGCGCATGATGTAATGCCCAGCCTGTATGGCCTCGGACTTGGCAACTGGTCGAACACCCTGTACTTCGACTTCAGCGATGCATGAACACCTCTGCCGAGATGCCGCCACGGAGCGCTGACAAGGCCCTGCAACGATATAGAAGCTGCGTACCGGCCCTGATGTGCAATGACCCGACCGCGGCTTCATCTCAGGTGATGCACTCGTTTCAAGGCTAAGATGCATGCCGCCAACACCGCAAAGGAAGGAACCGCCATGGGTCTTATCGCACGTCATTCAAATGGTTGATGCTGGTGTCCGGTGTGCTTACCGCCACGATGTTCTACGGTCTGTTCGCGCCGCAGGAGGCGCTGCAGTCGATGTTCGGCGCGTCCTTCGACGGGCAGTTGCAATCTCTGGTCATTCGCAGTTGGTCGGCGCTGGTCGGGCTGATGGGCGTGCTGCTGATTTATGGCGCGCTGAGCCCGAAGCATCGGGTTCTCTGTGCCGTCATTGCAGCGCTGAGCAAGGCCGTCTTCGTATCGCTGCTGATCGTTCACGGTCAGGCGTATCTGGCCAAGGCGGCTGCAGCGGTGGTTCTGGACGTGCTGGTTATCGTGTTCACCCTGCTCTATCTGCTGAGTGCGCGGCGACAGGCCGTGGCCTGACACGCGCTGGCTAGCGGCACTGTCCGTTCGCTTGTATCGACGCTGCCCATGACTAGCCGGTAGTCTTCTTTTTGTCACAGGCGTCAGCGATGCTGCTGCGCTTCGAGCAGCACCACCTGATTGCCCAGCCAGAGGCTTTTCTTGGAAACCACGGTCTTTCTCGCCGTCATCGCCGCCGCCGCCCTGCATGCCGGCTGGAACGCCCTGCTCAAGATCGGACTGGACCGTTTTCTCACCGCCACCCTGATCCAGATTGGTGCTGGCCTGGTAGCGCTTTGCGCCTTGCCGTTTGTAGCCCTGCCACAGGCTTCGGCCTGGCCTTGGATCGCGCTGTCGGCGCTGCTGCATATCGGCTACAACTTCTTCCTCGCCCGCGCCTACCAGTACGGCGACCTGAGCCAGGTCTACCCGATTGCACGAGGCAGCTCACCGCTGATGGTCGCCCTGCTCTCGCTGCTGTTCTTGCAAGACGGGCTGAGCACGATGCAGTTGCTGGGCCTGCTGGTGCTGGTGATGGGCATCTGGTTGATGGCCTTGCGCGGCGGCCAGCACAAGGCGCCACAAGGGGCGATGCTGTTCTGCGCGCTGATGACGGCGCTGTTCATCGCCGGCTACACCCTCAGCGATGCCATGGGCGCCCGCAACAATGGTGACGCGCTGAGCTATTCGCTGTGGCTGTTCACGGTCAACGGTGTGGTGATGGCCGCGGTATTGGCCATCAGCCGTGGGCCGCGCGCCTTTCTGCAACTGGGGCCGCACTGGCGCGGCGGGCTGGCCGGTGGGGCGATGTCCATGGCCGCCTACACCATCGTGATCTGGGCCATGACCCAGGCGCCGGTGGCGCTGGTCTCTGCCTTGCGCGAAACCAGCGTGGTGTTCGCCGTACTGCTGGGGATGGTACTGCTCAAGGAGTCGTTGCGACCGCTTCGCCTGCTGGCCTGCGTGGTGATCGCCGCCGGTGTCGTGGTGATGAAACTGGCCTGAAAAGCGGTAGCGCTCTGCGCAAGGATGACCTGCTCGCGCTTACAACCTCATGCTACCTTGCACCCTACGTTCAGCCGGAGCCCTGGAATACCCGTGACGTCAGCACCGCCGTTTTTTCTGATTGCCATCGTTATCGCACCGCTGATGTGGGGCTACCTGATTCTCCTGGGTGGATTCACACTCAAGATCTTCGGCAAGAACCCGAAAGCCAGTATCGAGCGCCCCTACTGGACCATGCTGCAGGCCAGCCTGCTGTCATTTCTGATCTTCCTCCTGGCGTCAGCGCCCATACTCGCTGCCAATATCGCAATCCCCGGCACCACTTCGTTTTCCATTCCCTATACCGCCTGCCTGTTCGTCGCAGGGTTCATCGTTTTTATTCAGAAGATAAGCACCGTTACCACTGGCATCCAACAGGCACTTATCTGCGCCGGCCTGGCGGGGCTGATCGCGGCGCTGTTCACGAGCAGTCAGTACCTGCTCGACTATGCGCTGCCCGGCTGAGAGCAGCATGCAGGCCGGAAGCACTTAACCTCAGCCCGCTGCCGACTCGTGGCACGCCTCCTGCCAAACACAAGAGTTTTGCCCGCTGCCCAGGCTTGCGGCAAACTATGCGCCTCCCGAGCGCCTGTTCGCTCCCGCATGCAAGAGTCCGTATGACCCGCTCCCCTTTCCGCCGCATGGCCTTCAGCGCGCTGCGCCGCCTGCTGTACCTCTGGGTACGCTCGGAAACCATCAACCAGTCCGCCTTCACCCTCAAGCTCGACCGCAGCAAGCCGGTGTTCTACGTGCTGCAGCAGCCCTCGGTGAGCGATCTGGCGGTGGTCGACCGAGAATGCACCAAGGCTGGCCTGCCGCGCCCGGTATTGCCAGTGGCCGTCGGGGAGCATATCGAGCCCGCGGCCTTCTTCTACCTGACGCCGGAACCGGACTGGTTCGGCCGCCAGGACAAACGCGGCATTTCGCCGACCCTCGATCGCGTGGTCAGCGCCCTCAGCCAGCATGCCGTGGACGACGCACAGATCGTGCCGGTCAGCGTGTTCTGGGGCCAATCGCCGGATCGCGAGACAAGCGCCTGGAAGCTGCTGTTCGCCGACAGTTGGGCGGTGACCGGGCGCCTGCGCCGCCTGGTCAGCATCCTGATTCTCGGGCGCAAGACCCGTGTGCAGTTCTCCACGCCGATTCACCTGCGCGAGCTGGTCGAGCAGGACAAGGGCCAGGAGCGCACGCTGCGCATGGTGCACCGCATCCTGCGCGTGCACTTCCGTAACCAGAAGGCCGCGGTGATCGGCCCGGACGTGTCGCACCGGCGCAACCTGGTCAAAGGCCTGGTACACGACCCGATGGTGCGTCAAGCGATTGCCGAGGAAGCCGAACGCGAGAAGATCAGCCTGGAGAAAGCCGAAGCCCAGGCGCTGCGCTACGGCAACGAGATCGCCTCGGACTACACCTACACGGTGATCCGCTTCCTCGAACTGGTGCTCTCCTGGTTCTGGAACAAGATCTACGACGGCATCAAGGTGCACAACGTCGAAGGCGTGCGCGACATCGCCCAGGGCCACGAGGTGATCTACGTGCCCTGCCACCGCAGCCACATCGACTACCTGCTGCTGTCCTACCTGCTGTTCCGCAACGGCCTGACGCCGCCGCACATAGCCGCCGGCATCAACCTGAATATGCCGGTGATCGGCGGCCTGCTGCGCCGTGGCGGCGCCTTCTTCATGCGTCGCACCTTCAAGGGCAACCCCCTGTATACGGCGGTGTTCAACGAATACCTGCACACCCTGTTCAGCAAGGGCTTCCCGGTCGAGTACTTCGTCGAGGGCGGACGCTCGCGCACCGGGCGCATGCTGCGGCCGAAGACCGGCATGCTGGCCATCACCCTGCGCAGCTTCCTGCGCAGCAATCGCCTGCCCATCGTCTTCGTGCCGGTGTACATCGGCTACGAGCGCGTGCTGGAAGGCCGCACCTACCTGGGCGAGCTGCGTGGCGCGAGCAAGAAGAAGGAGTCGATCTTCGACCTGTTCAAGGTGCTCGGTGCACTCAAGCAACGCTTCGGCCAGGTCTCGGTGAACTTCGGTGAGCCGATCAAGCTGGCGGAATTCCTCGACCAGCAGCAGCCGGATTGGCGCCAGCAGGATCTTGGCCCGCAGTACCGCCCGGCCTGGCTCAATGAAACCACCAATCGCCTCGGCGAGCGCGTGGCGCGTCACCTCAACGAGGCGGCGTCGATCAACCCGGTCAACCTGGTGGCGCTGGCATTGCTGTCAACCAGCAAGCTGGCCCTGGATGACCGCGCCCTGGCCCGTGTGCTGGACCTGTACCTGGCCCTGCTGCGCGCCGTGCCCTACTCGCCGCACACCACATTGCCGGAAGGCGACGGCGCGGCGCTGATCGAGCACGTCAAGAGCATGGACCTGCTGGCCGAACAGAAGGATGCGCTGGGCAAGATTCTCTATCTGGACGAGCAGAACGCCGTCCTGATGACCTACTACCGCAACAACGTGCTGCATATCTTCGCCCTGCCGGCGCTGCTGGCGAGCTTCTTCCAGAGCAGCGCACGGATCAGCCGCGAGCAGATCCTGCGCTACGCTGGCGCGCTGTACCCGTATCTACAGTCCGAGCTGTTCATCCGCTGGGAGCAGAGCGAGCTGGAAGGCGTGATCGACCAGTGGCTGGCGGCCTTCGTCGAACAGGGCCTGCTCAAGGTCGAGGGCGATGTGTACGTGCGCCCGGCGCCCAGCTCGCGCCAGTTCGTGCTGCTGACCTTGCTGTCGCGCTCGGTGGCGCAGACCCTGCAGCGCTTCTACATGGCCATCGCCCTGCTGCTCAACGCCGGGCAGAACGCGATCAGCGCCGAGGAGTTGGAAGACCTGTGTACGGTCATGGCTCAGCGCCTGTCGATCCTGCATGGCCTGAACGCGCCGGAGTTCTTCGACAAGAGCCTGTTCCGCCACTTCATCCAGAGCCTTTTGGATCAGGGCGTGCTGCGCCAGGACGAAGCCGGCAAGCTTAGCCATCATCCGCTGCTTAGCGAACTGGCCGAAGGCGCCGCCAAGCGCGTGCTGCCGGCCGAGATTCGCCTGTCGATCCGCCAGGTGGCACTGGATCGCAACGAGGACGAACCGGCTATTGCGTGACGCGGGTGGGCTTTAGCCCCCAGCGTGGTGGGCTGAAGCCCACCCTACGCCCACCCGAGGCTCACAAAAACGGGCATCGGGAGCATACGCGGGAGCCGGCCAGAGCAAGCCGCTCGTAACCGCTCACCCCGGTGGATGTCGCTTTTTGCATCCTCCCTGGCGAAGGCTCGATACCAGCAGACGAACCTGTCACGGTTTTGGCAGTCAGTCGGTAAGCCACACACAGGCAAGAGGCCCCGGCCATGATCGACTCTCTGATGCTCAGCGCAGCACG harbors:
- a CDS encoding DUF695 domain-containing protein, which encodes MASTERIWSVAKATVEGKPIIYKFIADAPPLNIQQKMPWLTVISWKYEASGNNGLPPAQINKEMIRLEDGLETIGGNGTLYLDAYTATGNGLKEFVYYIADREAFMANVNEALSDHPVYPIEINFYEDRDWSDLAKLHQSMSTVH
- the plsB gene encoding glycerol-3-phosphate 1-O-acyltransferase PlsB produces the protein MTRSPFRRMAFSALRRLLYLWVRSETINQSAFTLKLDRSKPVFYVLQQPSVSDLAVVDRECTKAGLPRPVLPVAVGEHIEPAAFFYLTPEPDWFGRQDKRGISPTLDRVVSALSQHAVDDAQIVPVSVFWGQSPDRETSAWKLLFADSWAVTGRLRRLVSILILGRKTRVQFSTPIHLRELVEQDKGQERTLRMVHRILRVHFRNQKAAVIGPDVSHRRNLVKGLVHDPMVRQAIAEEAEREKISLEKAEAQALRYGNEIASDYTYTVIRFLELVLSWFWNKIYDGIKVHNVEGVRDIAQGHEVIYVPCHRSHIDYLLLSYLLFRNGLTPPHIAAGINLNMPVIGGLLRRGGAFFMRRTFKGNPLYTAVFNEYLHTLFSKGFPVEYFVEGGRSRTGRMLRPKTGMLAITLRSFLRSNRLPIVFVPVYIGYERVLEGRTYLGELRGASKKKESIFDLFKVLGALKQRFGQVSVNFGEPIKLAEFLDQQQPDWRQQDLGPQYRPAWLNETTNRLGERVARHLNEAASINPVNLVALALLSTSKLALDDRALARVLDLYLALLRAVPYSPHTTLPEGDGAALIEHVKSMDLLAEQKDALGKILYLDEQNAVLMTYYRNNVLHIFALPALLASFFQSSARISREQILRYAGALYPYLQSELFIRWEQSELEGVIDQWLAAFVEQGLLKVEGDVYVRPAPSSRQFVLLTLLSRSVAQTLQRFYMAIALLLNAGQNAISAEELEDLCTVMAQRLSILHGLNAPEFFDKSLFRHFIQSLLDQGVLRQDEAGKLSHHPLLSELAEGAAKRVLPAEIRLSIRQVALDRNEDEPAIA
- a CDS encoding EamA family transporter, which encodes METTVFLAVIAAAALHAGWNALLKIGLDRFLTATLIQIGAGLVALCALPFVALPQASAWPWIALSALLHIGYNFFLARAYQYGDLSQVYPIARGSSPLMVALLSLLFLQDGLSTMQLLGLLVLVMGIWLMALRGGQHKAPQGAMLFCALMTALFIAGYTLSDAMGARNNGDALSYSLWLFTVNGVVMAAVLAISRGPRAFLQLGPHWRGGLAGGAMSMAAYTIVIWAMTQAPVALVSALRETSVVFAVLLGMVLLKESLRPLRLLACVVIAAGVVVMKLA
- a CDS encoding DUF7822 domain-containing protein; the protein is MANRSYLYSTNVIPGPSAKTSGRKLIGIAEWNYDIPIVFKILLSGAPRTCPSSIWDNSEEIALIGDYANGVKNLEGFLSQIQLPEAQPLIAEALEFLHKPESQNQYLVLECGEIFDMGDEPLFEQNLALLEELNDLAPEMDRALQSLLPPPVAPPKPAGLLSRLLGRKPEPVPPAHDVMPSLYGLGLGNWSNTLYFDFSDA
- a CDS encoding tetratricopeptide repeat protein, which codes for MRVVLFFLICLLPHWALADESLSRMIERYNLEKTGDYLHKQSRAFLSHEIGVRLLESQAYKAAIPYFQTALDIDQTLDPDDPLLGGRWTYLGQAYVFDGQFQKGLESLRAALEVDERHYPAEHLNIGIANGNLGWAMIRSRQYQKANEHLQIACDIFAKQLGEQDPQTLDCHKKLNVTLKYL